A window of bacterium contains these coding sequences:
- a CDS encoding carboxymuconolactone decarboxylase family protein: MKTRLHYAKAAPGVYQAMDALDQYLSTCGLEEALLHLVRLRASQINGCAYCLDMHWKDLRALGDNEQRLYSLDAWRECPYYSERERAALAWTEAVTMISNGHVAEAIYAEVRPHFSEKELADLTLAVAAINAWNRLSIAARLVPGDYQPAKPAR; encoded by the coding sequence ATGAAAACACGTCTCCACTACGCGAAAGCCGCGCCGGGTGTTTATCAAGCCATGGATGCCCTCGATCAGTATCTCAGTACCTGCGGCTTGGAAGAAGCCCTGCTGCATCTGGTTCGGCTGCGAGCCTCGCAGATCAACGGATGCGCCTATTGCCTGGATATGCACTGGAAGGATTTGCGCGCGCTTGGCGATAATGAGCAGCGCCTGTATTCGTTGGATGCCTGGCGCGAATGCCCGTACTACAGCGAGCGTGAACGCGCGGCGCTGGCGTGGACCGAGGCCGTGACCATGATCTCCAACGGCCACGTTGCTGAGGCCATCTATGCAGAGGTGCGCCCGCATTTCAGCGAGAAGGAATTGGCAGACTTGACGCTTGCAGTTGCCGCCATCAATGCGTGGAACCGGCTGTCGATTGCAGCGCGGCTCGTACCCGGAGACTATCAACCGGCCAAGCCGGCGCGCTGA